From Seriola aureovittata isolate HTS-2021-v1 ecotype China chromosome 16, ASM2101889v1, whole genome shotgun sequence, one genomic window encodes:
- the maco1a gene encoding macoilin-1, with translation MKRRNADCSKLRRPLKRNRITEGIYSSTFLYLKFLVVWVLVLLADFVLEFRFEYLWPFWLFIRSVYDSFRYQGLAFSVFFVCVAFTSDIICLLFIPVQWLFFAASTYVWVQYVWHTERGVCLPTVSLWILFVYIEAAIRFKDLKNFHVDLCRPFAAHCIGYPVVTLGFGFKSYVSYKMRLRKQKEVQKENEFYMQLLQQALPPEQQMLQRQEREAEEAALAKGISEVEPSVISQNGAPPGKKSTSVPLPELEYREKGKDSAAKEREGKKQNTIGINNNSIIHALDSKLQETEYIENYVGAKRLNNDLAGENTHADTNTHSTSKEEMGGAGKNYKNASGGGGSISNSSPRNHSSTNGSVPPGSSTSKNEKKQKGAGKGQKDPVENCIPNNQLGKPDALVRLEQDVKRLKADLQANRQLESELRSQLSSLSSQDRSLRSELGQLRQDNELLQNKLHSAVQAKQKDKQTISQLEKRLKAEQEARALAEKQLAEERKRKKMEEATAARAVALAAATRVESTDSLRVRIRELETECKKLSMDMKLKEEQIRDLEGKCQELRKYKENEKDTEVLMSALSAMQEKTQHLENSLSAETRIKLDLFSALGDAKRQLEIAQGQIHHREQEIAELKQKIAEVMAVMPSLSYSSDGSNLSPVTPHYSSKFMDNSPSSLDPNASVYQPLKK, from the exons ATGAAGCGGCGCAATGCGGACTGCAGCAAACTCCGACGGCCGTTAAAACGGAACCGAATCACCGAGGGTATATATAGCAG TACATTCCTGTACCTGAAATTCCTCGTAGTGTGGGTGTTAGTTCTGCTGGCTGACTTTGTGCTGGAGTTCAGGTTCGAGTACCTGTGGCCCTTTTGGCTTTTCATTCGAAGTGTCTACGACTCCTTCAGATATCAGGGACTG GCATTCTCTGTCTTCTTTGTATGTGTGGCGTTTACATCAGACATCATCTGCCTCCTTTTCATCCCCGTCCAATGGCTGTTTTTTGCTGCCAGCACCTACGTATGGGTCCAGTATGTCTGGCACACAG AAAGAGGAGTCTGTCTACCCACTGTATCGCTGTGGATCCTGTTTGTGTATATTGAAGCTGCCATACGGTTCAAAGATCTGAAGAACTTTCATGTAGACCTGTGTCGACCGTTTGCTGCTCACTG TATCGGCTATCCAGTGGTGACTCTGGGCTTCGGCTTTAAGAGCTATGTGAGCTATAAGATGCGACTGAGGAAACAGAAGGAAGTGCAAAAGGAGAATGAATTCTACATGCAGCTTCTACAGCAGGCTTTACCACCAGAGCAACAGATGCTgcagagacaagagagagaggcagaggagg CTGCTTTAGCTAAAGGGATCTCAGAGGTAGAACCTTCAGTAATATCCCAAAACGGAGCACCGCCTGGAAAGAAAAGCACCTCAGTCCCGTTACCAGAACTGGAGTACCGGGAAAAAGGGAAGGACAGTGCTGCGAAAGAGCGTGagggcaaaaaacaaaacacaattggAATCAATAACAACAGTATTATACATGCACTGGACTCCAAACTACAGGAGACAGAGTATATTGAGAACTACGTCGGGGCAAAGAGACTGAACAACGACCTGgcaggagaaaacacacatgccGACACCAATACACACTCTACTTCAAAAGAGGAAATGGGGGGTGCGGGGAAGAACTATAAAAATGCCAGCGGAGGCGGGGGCAGCATTTCCAATTCATCTCCACGGAATCACAGTTCTACAAACGGCAGCGTGCCGCCGGGTTCCTCGACCAGTAAGAATGAGAAGAAGCAGAAGGGGGCAGGGAAGGGTCAGAAGGATCCGGTGGAGAACTGCATTCCAAACAACCAGCTGGGCAAGCCAGATGCTCTAGTGCG GCTGGAACAGGATGTGAAACGACTGAAGGCAGATCTTCAGGCCAACAGGCAGTTGGAATCGGAGCTGCGGAGTCAGCTTTCCTCTCTGAGCAGCCAGGACCGCAGCCTCCGCTCTGAACTGGGCCAGCTCCGCCAGGACAACGAGCTGCTACAGAACAA GCTCCACAGTGCCGTCCAGGCCAAGCAGAAGGACAAGCAGACCATCTCACAGCTGGAGAAGAGGCTAAAGGCCGAGCAGGAGGCTCGGGCCCTGGCTGAGAAACAGCTggctgaggagaggaagaggaagaagatggaggaggcCACTGCTGCCAGAGCTGTAGCATTAGCCGCTGCCACAAG AGTGGAGTCCACAGACTCTCTTCGAGTTCGTATCAGGGAGCTGGAGACGGAGTGCAAGAAGCTCAGCATGGACATGAAACTTAAGGAGGAGCAGATTAGGGATCTGGAGGGCAAGTGTCAG GAGCTGCGGAAGTATAAAGAGAATGAGAAGGACACAGAGGTGTTGATGTCAGCACTGTCAGCCATGCAGGAGAAGACCCAGCACCTGGAGAACAGCCTCAGCGCTGAGACCAGGATCAAACTGGACCTCTTCTCTGCACTGGGGGATGCCAAGAGGCAGCTGGAGATAGCACAAG GCCAGATCcaccacagagagcaggagatcGCAGAGCTGAAGCAGAAGATAGCAGAGGTGATGGCGGTGATGCCGAGCCTGTCCTACTCGTCAGACGGCAGCAACCTCAGCCCCGTCACCCCGCACTACTCCTCCAAGTTCATGGACAATAGTCCCTCCTCCCTGGACCCCAACGCCTCAGTCTACCAGCCCCTCAAAAAGTGA
- the e2f3 gene encoding transcription factor E2F3, whose product MASLSHTGENAPAQIPMPYSSPLEKARYETSLGFLTRRFAELVNRSSDGVLDLNLVAHELNAPKRRVYDVTNVLEGIHLVKKKSKNNIEWLGGQVNVQKGPELSVLIEEEKKLDELIQTCIRQIHQMCEDHHSQRFAYLTYEDVQRIPSLREQTVIVIKAPAETKLEVPHPEESLQVHLSSTQGPIEVFVCSDDPIPMEATDASVANDSHLNSPANGKDSVPLSPYSSFVQVSVKDDANNTSGINTIYTLRSDPTQHSSPVTVTPVSPIPTSLQPSSEDQQSFVTLTPPLAVSLDGEDYLLSLAEDEGITDLFSVDLDQLPLDMPPL is encoded by the exons ATGGCATCTCTTTCCCACACAGGAGAAAACG CTCCTGCCCAAATTCCCATGCCATACTCTTCCCCACTTGAGAAGGCACGGTATGAAACCTCACTCGGCTTCCTGACACGGAGGTTTGCAGAGCTGGTGAACCGCTCCTCTGATGGGGTGTTGGACCTAAACTTGGTCGCTCACGAGCTCAATGCCCCTAAGAGGCGTGTCTACGATGTCACCAACGTCCTTGAAGGGATTCACCTGGTGAAAAAGAAGTCTAAAAACAACATTGAATGGTT GGGTGGTCAAGTGAATGTACAGAAAGGTCCAGAGCTGAGCGTTCTCattgaggaggagaagaagctgGACGAGCTGATCCAAACCTGTATACGGCAGATTCACCAGATGTGTGAGGACCATCACAGTCAGAG ATTTGCCTATTTGACATATGAGGATGTTCAGAGGATTCCCAGTCTGAGAGAACAGACTGTGATTGTGATCAAAGCTCCTGCCGAGACAAAACTGGAGGTCCCACATCCAGAGGAG AGCCTCCAAGTCCACCTCAGCAGCACCCAGGGACCCATTGAGGTGTTCGTCTGCTCTGATGATCCCATCCCTATGGAAGCCACAGATGCCTCTGTGGCCAATGATAGCCACTTAAACTCGCCTGCCAATGGGAAAGACTCCGTCCCCCTCTCGCCTTACTCGTCCTTCGTGCAAGTGTCTGTCAAAG ACGATGCTAACAATACTTCTGGAATCAATACTATCTACACCCTGCGGTCTGATCCAACACAACATTCATCACCAGTTACTGTTACCCCCGTCTCACCCATTCCCACCTCCCTCCAACCCTCCTCTGAAGACCAACAGAGCTTTGTCACCCTCACTCCACCCCTGGCTGTCTCTCTTGATGGGGAGGACTATCTCCTGAGCCTGGCTGAGGATGAGGGCATCACTGACCTCTTCTCTGTTGACCTGGACCAATTGCCCCTGGATATGCCCCCCCTCTGA
- the srfbp1 gene encoding serum response factor-binding protein 1 codes for MIHNKDKMEKLLSSAEEKGRVEEEIAEEELEEEEAEEGDKDDDEEEREEDDEEKQSRDDKEKEEEATDKTEKNIPLPAQPKEQVGVLNLNNEVVKMRKEVKRVRALIIRKLTRQIGALKKKKGKEMEIERSQRRAARLLEEIHALKVLSPDLVTKTALQKNLNFEQVCKNPKSTISDRAIARIATHPQFNKKIENIRAAVEAFKEERMKGGKQGGKETMQNKTGKVNRQLPDKREERKSEKEEEDIAVQLKEMSDDEEGDCILKDAKDATLAKPEKDTSKAVHSDVADVQKKEIPASKSVTTAPTKSSEVKNIVKNEHQSKDAGKKLTPAVLQKEQDEEESDLEPSDEEEKEYFDDSTEERFHKQSSQSEQSDDDFFVGKVSKFKKKKPNSIEGERKVDKGPEVKGESADKLKATDKVQRELDELESRLKSKATSLQSVFCTSLSGSKQSRGGGAGRGRGGDKFRDQKKPMGGSGLNRDFSKQSKFQKHVTGTERNSGPKYSKPCPEGRGRGRGRGGGDVMRQKVHTGGGAFSQQATQQALHPSWEASKKRKEQQGQILAFQGKKIKFDDDD; via the exons ATGATACATAATAAGGACAAGATGGAGAAACTGTTGTCATCTGCTGAGGAAAAAGGGAGGGTGGAGGAAGAGATCGCAGAAGAGGAgctagaagaagaagaagcggaagagggagacaaagatgatgatgaagaagaaagggaggaagatgatgaagaaaagcaaagtagagatgataaagaaaaggaagaggaggccacagataaaactgagaaaaatattcCTCTGCCTGCTCAACCTAAAGAGCAGGTTGGTGTCCTGAACCTCAACAATGAGGTGGTGAAGATGaggaaggaggtgaagagggTGAGAGCTTTGATCATCAGGAAGCTGACACGACAGATTGGtgccctgaagaagaagaaggggaaagaaatggaaattgaGAGGAGTCAGAGAAGAGCTGCTAGACTGCTAGAGGAGATCCATGCCTTGAAGGTGCTCTCACCAGACCTG GTCACCAAGACAGCCTTGCAGAAGAATCTCAATTTTGAACAGGTGTGTAAAAATCCCAAGTCTACTATTTCTGATCGGGCCATAGCACGCATCGCCACCCACCCTCAGTTTAACAAGAAGATCGAGAacatcagagctgctgttgaAGCCTtcaaagaggagaggatgaagggtGGAAAGCAGGGAGGAAAGGAAACGATgcaaaataaaactggaaagGTAAACCGTCAGTTACCAGAcaaaagggaagaaagaaagagtgagaaagaagaagaggacattGCAGTGCAGCTTAAGGAAATGTCGGACGATGAGGAAGGAGACTGTATCCTCAAAGACGCTAAAGATGCAACTTTAGCTAAACCTGAAAAGGACACAAGTAAAGCAGTTCATTCAGATGTGGCTGAtgttcaaaagaaagaaataccaGCGTCTAAGAGTGTAACAACAGCACCAACAAAAAGTAGTGAAGTAAAGAACattgtgaaaaatgaacatcaaaGTAAAGATGCGGGAAAGAAACTCACCCCTGCAGTGCTTCAGAAAGAGCaagatgaggaagagagtgaTTTAGAGCCATCggatgaggaagagaaagaataCTTTGATGACAGCACAGAGGAACGTTTCCATAAGCAGTCGTCCCAGTCAGAGCAGAGCGATGACGACTTCTTTGTAGGAAAAGTGAGCAAATTCAAAAAGAAGAAGCCAAATAGCATAGAAGGGGAGAGAAAGGTGGATAAGGGGCCTGAAGTGAAAGGGGAATCTGCAGATAAGCTGAAAGCTACAGACAAAGTCCAGAGAGAGCTTGATGAGCTGGAGTCCAGGCTGAAGTCTAAAGCCACCTCGCTTCAGTCTGTTTTCTGTACTTCCCTCTCTGGGTCTAAGCAGAGTAGAGGTGGAGGtgcaggcagagggagaggtgggGATAAATTTAGGGACCAAAAGAAACCAATGGGTGGCAGCGGTTTAAACAGAGATTTTAGTAAACAATCCAAGTTCCAGAAGCATGTTACAGGAACAGAAAGAAATTCAGGGCCCAAGTACAGCAAGCCCTGCCCTgaaggcagagggaggggacGAGGACGAGGTGGAGGTGATGTTATGAGGCAAAAGGTTCACACAGGTGGAGGTGCCTTTTCCCAGCAGGCAACACAGCAGGCATTGCATCCATCCTGGGAGGccagtaaaaaaagaaaggagcagCAAGGACAAATCCTGGCCTTCCAGGGTAAGAAAATCAAGTTTGATGATGACGACTGA